The Leptospira stimsonii genome includes the window GAATTCTTAGCATGCACTGTTCTGCGAACGTTGGTAAGGATAGAGATACGGCTCTCTTTTTCGGACTTTCCGGAACTGGAAAGACTACGCTTTCTACGGATCCAAATCGCAAATTGATCGGTGACGACGAGCACGGTTGGGATAACAACGGGATCTTCAACATTGAAGGCGGTTGCTATGCGAAAGTGATCAACTTAGATCCAAAGACCGAACCGGACATCTACGAAGCGATTCGGAAAGATGCTCTTTTAGAGAACGTGGTTTATGATCCTCAGACAAAAGTTGTGGATTATTCTTCTGCGGCTAAAACTGAGAACACTCGTGTTTCCTATCCGATTTTCCACATCAATAATATCCAAGTTCCTTCCAAGGGAGATCATCCTAAGACGATCATTTTCTTAACGTATGATGCGTTCGGAGTTCTTCCACCTGTTTCCAAGCTGAGCATCGAACAAGCGATGTATCACTTCCTTTCCGGTTATACTGCAAAGGTTGCAGGAACTGAAAGAGGAATCAAAGAACCTACCGCGACATTCTCCGCATGTTTTGGGGCGGCGTTTATGACTCTTCACCCAACTTCTTATGCTAAGCTTTTAGGCGAGAAGATGAAGAAGCACAACGTGAGAGCTTATCTCATGAACACAGGCTTAGTGGGCGGTTCTTACGGCGTCGGAAAACGTATGAATCTTCCTTCAACTCGTAAGATCATCGATGAAATTCTTAACGGAAACATCGAGAAGTCCGAGTTTGTAACGCACCCTGTTTTCCAAGTTCAGTATCCAAAAACGATCAATGGCGTGGATACCGCAATCTTGGACCCAAGAGAAGCTTGGACGGACAAAGCCACTTATGATGAAACTGCCAAGAAATTGGGAGAAATGTTCATTAAGAACTTTAAGCAGTATGCGGAAGGTTCTAAA containing:
- the pckA gene encoding phosphoenolpyruvate carboxykinase (ATP), which gives rise to MQAQTQVKGLKELGLEPSEIFHNLSYDEIYEHEKKNGETVVSSNGTMMVDTGIFTGRSPKDKYFVDEPSSNGNIWWSHINFKVSESIFDELYKKCVNYLSQKKLYVFDGFAGANPETRMSLRVVSEKAWQHHFCTNMFLRPSKEELVGLDPEFTIINACGVKNEDFKKHGMNSEVFVIFHLAKKLCIIGGTEYGGEMKKGIFSVMNYKLPLQGILSMHCSANVGKDRDTALFFGLSGTGKTTLSTDPNRKLIGDDEHGWDNNGIFNIEGGCYAKVINLDPKTEPDIYEAIRKDALLENVVYDPQTKVVDYSSAAKTENTRVSYPIFHINNIQVPSKGDHPKTIIFLTYDAFGVLPPVSKLSIEQAMYHFLSGYTAKVAGTERGIKEPTATFSACFGAAFMTLHPTSYAKLLGEKMKKHNVRAYLMNTGLVGGSYGVGKRMNLPSTRKIIDEILNGNIEKSEFVTHPVFQVQYPKTINGVDTAILDPREAWTDKATYDETAKKLGEMFIKNFKQYAEGSKDYDFTAFGPKV